A single genomic interval of Malania oleifera isolate guangnan ecotype guangnan chromosome 13, ASM2987363v1, whole genome shotgun sequence harbors:
- the LOC131146002 gene encoding uncharacterized protein LOC131146002 isoform X2 — translation MPLLLLELMVSWILLKWDWLAAVTQPTFLYWVMTLEFITGGVVLLSPWVLDWQCLLGILHLRRADRHFEEEGPIFCAALDGMKLPSFPQYEVRVRYATEHRCGVVVKGPKLSGNISGTDPLKDNRPLLKAEALDDTVEAKHTAAVVNELSREMSKILVSHPLNAKRVAEGKSTANVVLLRGCGIRIEVPPFDSKHGLFPCMVAPTKIIAGLGLSLGIDILEAPGATGDYRTILSSKAAAIASALSAPLHSCPNVFVPGEDEHKPGRSDGYDFGFLHVKAIDDAGHDKASILKARALEAVDRVIGQLVRLLWQAESTGNFEYSLCVTGDHSTPVEYGDHSFEAVPFALCRLKDFVDVVGGEDIILGTSLDPVLLPSVEDGEDCMIEKEQRNKSLQAFSGDSVCEFNEMAAARGCLGRFSGSEMMGIIKMFLKLS, via the exons ATGCCATTGCTTCTGCTGGAGTTAATGGTCTCATGGATCCTGTTGAAGTGGGATTGGCTTGCGGCAGTGACACAGCCCACCTTTCTTtattgggttatgaccctagagTTTATTACCGGGGGCGTGGTGCTTTTGAGTCCATGGGTGCTGGATTGGCAATGTCTCCTGGGGATATTGCATTTAAG GAGGGCTGACAGACACTTTGAAGAAGAAGGGCCTATCTTCTGTGCAGCACTGGATGGAATGAAGCTGCCATCCTTTCCTCAATACGAGGTTAGAGTCAG GTATGCAACAGAGCATCGGTGTGGAGTGGTTGTCAAAGGACCAAAATTAAGTGGAAATATTTCAGGAACAGATCCACTGAAGGACAACCGCCCACTTCTGAAAGCTGAAGCTTTGGATGACACTGTTGAAGCAAAGCATACAGCTGCAGTTGTCAATGAACTATCCAGGGAGATGTCAAAAATTTTGGTTTCTCACCCCTTAAATGCAAAACGAGTAGCAGAGGGAAAGAGCACTGCCAATGTTGTCCTTTTACGAGGTTGTGGTATTCGAATTGAG GTTCCACCATTTGATAGCAAACATGGGCTGTTCCCATGCATGGTAGCTCCCACTAAAATTATAGCTGGCTTGGGCCTGTCACTTGGCATTGATATTCTAGAAGCTCCTGGAGCAACAGGGGACTATCGCACAATTCTAAGTTCCAAAGCAGCTGCCATAGCTAGCGCACTTTCAGCTCCTCTGCATTCTTGCCCCAATGTTTTTGTACCAGGGGAGGATGAGCACAAACCAGGTCGATCAGATGGCTATGATTTTGGTTTCCTCCATGTTAAG GCAATAGATGATGCTGGTCATGATAAGGCAAGCATCTTGAAAGCCAGAGCACTGGAAGCTGTTGACCGAGTTATAGGGCAGCTAGTCAGGCTCCTCTGGCAGGCTGAATCTACTGGAAACTTTGAATACTCCCTTTGCGTAACTGGCGACCACTCTACTCCTGTTGAATATGGAGATCATAGCTTTGAAGCGGTTCCTTTTGCATTGTGCCGATTGAAAGATTTTGTGGATGTTGTGGGTGGGGAGGACATTATTCTAGGGACTTCTCTTGACCCGGTACTTCTTCCATCTGTGGAGGATGGTGAAGATTGCATGATTGAAAAAGAGCAGAGGAACAAATCACTTCAAGCTTTTAGCGGCGATTCAGTTTGTGAGTTCAATGAGATGGCTGCTGCAAGGGGATGTCTTGGGCGTTTTTCTGGAAGTGAGATGATGGGGATCATAAAAATGTTCCTAAAACTAAGCTGA
- the LOC131146002 gene encoding uncharacterized protein LOC131146002 isoform X1, with the protein MGNPEQLKKRVAFVLVDGLGDVSLPRFGYKTPLQAAKIPNLDAIASAGVNGLMDPVEVGLACGSDTAHLSLLGYDPRVYYRGRGAFESMGAGLAMSPGDIAFKSNFATFDVKTGIVISRRADRHFEEEGPIFCAALDGMKLPSFPQYEVRVRYATEHRCGVVVKGPKLSGNISGTDPLKDNRPLLKAEALDDTVEAKHTAAVVNELSREMSKILVSHPLNAKRVAEGKSTANVVLLRGCGIRIEVPPFDSKHGLFPCMVAPTKIIAGLGLSLGIDILEAPGATGDYRTILSSKAAAIASALSAPLHSCPNVFVPGEDEHKPGRSDGYDFGFLHVKAIDDAGHDKASILKARALEAVDRVIGQLVRLLWQAESTGNFEYSLCVTGDHSTPVEYGDHSFEAVPFALCRLKDFVDVVGGEDIILGTSLDPVLLPSVEDGEDCMIEKEQRNKSLQAFSGDSVCEFNEMAAARGCLGRFSGSEMMGIIKMFLKLS; encoded by the exons ATGGGGAATCCTGAGCAGCTGAAGAAAAGAGTGGCTTTTGTTCTGGTAGATGGGCTGGGTGATGTGTCCTTGCCGAGGTTTGGATACAAGACGCCTCTGCAAGCGGCTAAGATACCCAATTTAGATGCCATTGCTTCTGCTGGAGTTAATGGTCTCATGGATCCTGTTGAAGTGGGATTGGCTTGCGGCAGTGACACAGCCCACCTTTCTTtattgggttatgaccctagagTTTATTACCGGGGGCGTGGTGCTTTTGAGTCCATGGGTGCTGGATTGGCAATGTCTCCTGGGGATATTGCATTTAAG TCAAACTTTGCAACCTTTGATGTGAAAACTGGAATAGTCATCAGCAGGAGGGCTGACAGACACTTTGAAGAAGAAGGGCCTATCTTCTGTGCAGCACTGGATGGAATGAAGCTGCCATCCTTTCCTCAATACGAGGTTAGAGTCAG GTATGCAACAGAGCATCGGTGTGGAGTGGTTGTCAAAGGACCAAAATTAAGTGGAAATATTTCAGGAACAGATCCACTGAAGGACAACCGCCCACTTCTGAAAGCTGAAGCTTTGGATGACACTGTTGAAGCAAAGCATACAGCTGCAGTTGTCAATGAACTATCCAGGGAGATGTCAAAAATTTTGGTTTCTCACCCCTTAAATGCAAAACGAGTAGCAGAGGGAAAGAGCACTGCCAATGTTGTCCTTTTACGAGGTTGTGGTATTCGAATTGAG GTTCCACCATTTGATAGCAAACATGGGCTGTTCCCATGCATGGTAGCTCCCACTAAAATTATAGCTGGCTTGGGCCTGTCACTTGGCATTGATATTCTAGAAGCTCCTGGAGCAACAGGGGACTATCGCACAATTCTAAGTTCCAAAGCAGCTGCCATAGCTAGCGCACTTTCAGCTCCTCTGCATTCTTGCCCCAATGTTTTTGTACCAGGGGAGGATGAGCACAAACCAGGTCGATCAGATGGCTATGATTTTGGTTTCCTCCATGTTAAG GCAATAGATGATGCTGGTCATGATAAGGCAAGCATCTTGAAAGCCAGAGCACTGGAAGCTGTTGACCGAGTTATAGGGCAGCTAGTCAGGCTCCTCTGGCAGGCTGAATCTACTGGAAACTTTGAATACTCCCTTTGCGTAACTGGCGACCACTCTACTCCTGTTGAATATGGAGATCATAGCTTTGAAGCGGTTCCTTTTGCATTGTGCCGATTGAAAGATTTTGTGGATGTTGTGGGTGGGGAGGACATTATTCTAGGGACTTCTCTTGACCCGGTACTTCTTCCATCTGTGGAGGATGGTGAAGATTGCATGATTGAAAAAGAGCAGAGGAACAAATCACTTCAAGCTTTTAGCGGCGATTCAGTTTGTGAGTTCAATGAGATGGCTGCTGCAAGGGGATGTCTTGGGCGTTTTTCTGGAAGTGAGATGATGGGGATCATAAAAATGTTCCTAAAACTAAGCTGA